From a region of the Castanea sativa cultivar Marrone di Chiusa Pesio chromosome 10, ASM4071231v1 genome:
- the LOC142612537 gene encoding mitochondrial outer membrane import complex protein METAXIN, whose protein sequence is MEEMNTGNNWREEQNFTLVVRKPCFGLPTACPSCLPLYLYLKFAQLPFHLDFSSIYPDSDQIPYIESGDYVAYNNENGGVIESLKRDGIADLDTEFKSVPEWISTKAMVSTWLGDAIMYELWVGSDGSSAKMIYYPDLPWPIGKVLFWKQSQTVMLQLGITKGNAEQKEEEIYNRAKIAYEALSNRLGEQDFLFENRPSSVDAMFLAHVLLILQALPETSVLRNALLEHGNLVKYAEKHKMEQIEAGSSSSSVPQFQSGPSSSAPRKGPSNWSSKPKSKSKREKTKEEKTLRKRAKYFVAAQLVSVLLFLTFMNRSDDEVELDDDDGYGYDD, encoded by the exons ATGGAGGAGATGAACACTGGGAATAACTGGAGAGAAGAGCAGAATTTCACATTGGTGGTAAGGAAGCCCTGTTTTGGTCTCCCCACAGCATGCCCTTCATGCCTCCCTCTTTACTTGTATCTCAAATTTGCTCAACTCCCTTTCCATTTGGATTTCAGCTCTATCTACCCGGACTCTG ATCAAATTCCATATATTGAGTCTGGTGATTATGTGGCATATAATAATGAGAATGGTGGAGTTATTGAAAGTTTGAAGAGAGATGGTATTGCTGATTTGGACACTGAGTTCAAGTCAGTCCCAGAATGGATATCAACAAAAGCAATGGTTAGCACCTGGCTAGGAGATGCAATCATGTATGAACTCTGGGTGGGGTCTGATGGTAGTTCTGCTAAGATGATCTATTATCCTGATCTTCCATGGCCAATAGGAAAGGTTCTGTTCTGGAAGCAATCTCAGACTGTAATGCTGCAACTTGGAATAACTAAAGGCAACGCTGAGCAAAAGGAGGAAGAG ATTTACAATAGAGCAAAAATTGCATATGAAGCTCTGTCAAATAGGTTAGGGGAACAGGACTTTCTCTTTGAGAACAG GCCATCAAGTGTGGACGCAATGTTTCTTGCGCATGTGCTTTTAATTCTTCAAGCATTACCT GAAACATCAGTGCTGAGGAACGCACTCTTGGAGCATGGTAATCTTGTAAAGTATGCTGAAAAACATAAGATGGAGCAGATAGAGGCTGGTTCGTCATCTTCTTCTGTCCCACAGTTTCAGTCGGGCCCTTCATCATCAGCTCCAAGAAAGGGTCCTTCAAATTGGA GTTCAAAGCCCAAAAGCAAATCCAAGAGGGAAAAAACAAAGGAGGAGAAAACTCTTAGAAAAAGGGCCAAATATTTTGTGGCAGCACAGCTCGTTTCAGTTCTACTTTTTCTCACTTTCATGAATAGatctgatgatgaagtggagctTGATGACGATGATGGCTATGGTTATGATGACTGA